Proteins co-encoded in one Eremothecium sinecaudum strain ATCC 58844 chromosome VI, complete sequence genomic window:
- the PTC5 gene encoding type 2C protein phosphatase PTC5 (Syntenic homolog of Ashbya gossypii ACL083C; Syntenic homolog of Saccharomyces cerevisiae YOR090C (PTC5)), whose product MPVSHQIAQWTKATKGLSKCLNKLNTSTLLMARRFIYVGPNKGKRAKLGRELKYAIVGGTLLISYSYMPGHLSADTVKGISQFSTSHVLANAKAKKASESQSNVISLLTEAEVNRRLHSMEQSYLVNRGSGIVRYDVSQLPSNVPIEDTHVEQIITVPSEDAQSTDDLYFFGIFDGHAGPYTSAKLETDLVPYVARQLGLVYSKQTELLTSDAIDNAIVEGFVQLDNELVYNALGTFLSAPSRETLLEALPAASGSCALLALYDSKNSALKIALAGDSRALVGRLEDGNKWTVESLSLDQTGERDSEVERIKAEHPNEPDCIRNGRLLGSLQPSRAFGDCRFKVASINGNKIADLPEHLQLHFRKEPKNLLTPPYLTARPEITTAHVGPTTKFMVMASDGLFELLSNEEIAGLVVKWMEAYPVKDGRSTLKPSTKGKLPPVTDISPDKESLRPQYKYESPDKTESEYLLEDANVSTHLIRNALSAGGDKRYVSSLISIPSPKSRNYRDDLTVTVVFFGDEKETASDQIILNHAATTPAKPRL is encoded by the coding sequence ATGCCGGTATCTCATCAGATTGCCCAATGGACTAAAGCTACTAAAGGTTTATCGAAATGCTTGAATAAACTTAATACTTCGACGTTGTTAATGGCACGACGTTTTATTTACGTTGGACCGAATAAGGGTAAACGAGCAAAACTAGGGAGAGAACTGAAATATGCTATTGTCGGTGGCACACTGTTGATTTCTTATTCTTACATGCCCGGGCATCTTTCTGCGGATACTGTTAAGGGTATTAGTCAATTCAGCACGTCTCATGTTTTGGCTAATGCTAAGGCTAAGAAGGCCTCAGAGTCTCAAAGCAATGTTATTTCGTTGTTGACAGAGGCAGAAGTGAACCGGAGGTTGCACTCGATGGAACAGTCGTACCTTGTGAACCGTGGCAGCGGAATTGTTAGGTATGATGTGTCTCAATTGCCGTCAAACGTACCAATAGAGGATACTCATGTCGAGCAAATTATTACTGTCCCATCGGAAGACGCACAGAGCACCGATGACTTGTACTTCTTTGGAATCTTTGACGGCCACGCAGGGCCTTACACTTCCGCTAAACTTGAAACAGATCTTGTTCCATATGTTGCTCGCCAACTCGGACTTGTTTACTCGAAGCAGACCGAGTTGCTAACCTCAGATGCTATCGATAACGCAATTGTGGAAGGATTTGTACAGCTAGACAACGAGCTGGTCTACAATGCCTTGGGAACGTTCTTGTCTGCACCTTCGAGGGAGACCCTGTTAGAGGCACTACCAGCCGCCTCTGGTTCCTGCGCTCTATTGGCATTGTACGACTCTAAAAATTCCGCCCTGAAAATCGCTCTGGCAGGTGACTCCCGTGCGTTGGTGGGCAGACTAGAGGATGGCAACAAATGGACTGTAGAATCGTTGTCTCTCGACCAAACAGGGGAGCGCGACTCCGAAGTGGAACGTATCAAAGCTGAGCATCCGAACGAACCGGACTGTATCCGTAACGGTAGATTGCTGGGCTCTCTACAACCATCTCGCGCGTTCGGCGATTGCCGCTTCAAAGTTGCATCAATCAACGGCAACAAGATCGCTGATCTCCCTGAACATCTCCAATTGCACTTCCGCAAAGAGCCTAAAAACCTGTTGACGCCACCCTACCTGACTGCAAGACCCGAAATCACCACTGCCCACGTGGGTCCTACAACTAAATTTATGGTTATGGCTTCAGACGGACTCTTTGAGCTCTTAAGCAACGAGGAAATAGCTGGTCTTGTTGTCAAGTGGATGGAAGCATACCCAGTAAAAGACGGCAGATCGACTCTCAAGCCTTCGACTAAAGGCAAATTGCCTCCTGTAACTGATATTTCCCCCGACAAGGAGTCTTTAAGGCCACAATACAAGTACGAAAGCCCAGACAAGACTGAAAGTGAATATTTACTTGAAGATGCCAACGTCTCCACCCATTTAATCAGAAACGCTTTAAGTGCAGGTGGCGACAAGAGATACGTGTCATCATTGATTAGTATCCCATCACCAAAGTCTCGAAACTATAGAGATGACCTAACAGTCACCGTTGTATTTTTTGGTGATGAAAAAGAGACTGCCAGCGACCAGATTATCCTTAACCATGCTGCAACTACGCCAGCAAAGCCAAGGCTCTAG